The DNA window GCATGGGGTGGTCATGCACGAACTGTCCCAGGGGATCACCCGACACCGTCATGCGCCCCGACATGCCCAGATGTATGAGTAGCGTCTCACCCGTGTCCAGATCCGCAAGGATATATTTGGACCGCCGCCCCAATCGCTGCACCCTCGCGCCGGTCAATCGCTCGGCCATCCGCTCCGGGAAAGGCCAGCGCAGATCCGGGCGGTTGACGTCAGCCCGCTCGATCACCTCGCCCTCCATCGCGGGGGCCAGGCCACGTCGGACGGTCTCGACCTCGGGCAGTTCAGGCATTATGGGACTCCCAATTCCAAAGGGCCGCATTGTGCCCGTGTTCCAACGCCCTATAACAGGGGCGAAATCAGAAAACGGCAAGGCCCATGTCCGAGAACAGTCAAAAGACCACTCACTTTGGTTTCTCCGAAGTTCCCGAAGGTGAAAAGGCCGGGCGCGTCCAGGGCGTGTTCAACTCGGTGGCCAGCAAATATGACATCATGAACGATGTCATGAGCATGGGCATCCACCGGGTGTGGAAAGATGCCATGATGGATTGGCTGGCGCCGCGCCCCGGACAAAAGCTGTTGGATGTTGCGGGCGGCACCGGCGACATCTCGTTCCGGTTTTTGGACCGTGCCGGCCACGGGCACGCCACGGTACTGGACCTGACCGAACCGATGTTGGTCGAGGGTCGCAAACGCGCCGAGGCATCGCATCTGGCCGACAGTCTGGATTGGGTGGTGGGCGACGCCATGTCCCTGCCGTTCGAGGACAACACATTCGACGTCTACACGATCTCGTTCGGCATTCGGAACGTGACCCGCCCGCAAGAGGCGCTGAACGAGGCGTACCGCGTTCTCCGCCCCGGTGGCCGCCTGATGGTGCTGGAGTTCAGCCAGTTGCCCAACGAAGGGCTGCAGAAACTCTATGACCTCTACAGCTTCAACGTCATCCCGCGTATGGGGCAGGCCATCGCCGGGGATTACGACAGCTATCAGTATCTGGTGGAATCGATCCGCAAGTTCCCGGACCAAGAGACATTCCTGAGCATGGTGCGCACAGCGGGCTTCGGCAATGCCAAATACCGCAACCTGTCGATGGGTATTGCGGCGCTGCATTCCGGCTGGAAGCTCTAAGACATGCGTGGACCTCACAACATCATTCGCCTGATCCGTACAGGCGCAACGCTCGAGCGGACGGGCGCCATGAATGTGGTACTCGACGCGTTCGAGGCCCCGCCGCTCTTGCGCTTTGTAGCGCATGCTTTGGGCAAGCCGTTTCAGTGGCTTGGCTACAAGGGCGACCCTGACATGCCCCCGGCGACCCGTGCGCTGACGGCGCTTGGTCCGGCTTACATCAAGTTTGGTCAGGTTCTGTCGACTAGGCCGGATGTGGTCGGCGATGAGTTGGCAGAGCAGCTGCGCGTGTTGCAGGACAAGCTGCCCCCGTTCCCAAGGGACGAGGCGATGGCCGAGGTTGAACGCGAGCTGGGTCAACCCATCCCCGAGATATTCAGCGAATTCAGCGAGCCGATCGCGGCTGCCTCAATCGCACAGGTGCACAAGGCGACGCTGGCGACCACGGGTGACGAGGTTGCGGTCAAAGTTTTGCGTCCGGGGATCGAAAAAGCGTTTCGCAAGGATGTGGATGCCTTCTATCTGGCTGCCCGCATCGTCGATCTGTTCGCCCCCGGCGCGCGCCGTTTGCGCCCGATGGAGGTGATCGAACATTTCGACGGTGTTGTGCGGGGTGAGCTCGACCTGCGGCTGGAAAGCTCGGCCGCGTCCGAGTTTACTGACAACACCAAGGATGATGGCGGGTTCCAACTGCCCCCTGTGCGTTGGTCCCTGTCCTCGCGCCGCGTGATGACGCTGGGGTGGGCCGATGGGGTGCCACTGGGTGACAATGACGCGATTGATGCCGCTGGTCACGACCGCGTTGATCTGGGTGAGCGGGTGCTGCGCCTGTTCTTGATGCACGCGCTGCGCGATGGGTATTTCCACGCCGACATGCATCAGGGCAACCTGAAGGTCGCGCCCAATGGTGACATCATCGCCTATGACTTTGGCATCATGGGCCACATCGACGAATACACCCGCCGGGTCTATGCCGAAATCCTGTTTGGCTTCATCCGCCGCGACTACAAACGCGTCGCCGAGGTTCATTTCGAAGCCGGATATGTTCCCGCCAACCAGGACGTAGATGAATTTGCCCGTGCCCTGCGTGCGGTGGGTGAGCCGATCTTTGGCATGGACGCCACCCAGATCTCGATGGGGCGGTTGTTGAACTACCTGTTCGAGGTGACAGAACGCTTTGGCATGGAAACCCGAACCGAGCTGATCCTGCTGCAACGCACCATGGTGGTGGTCGAAGGCGTGGCTCGGTCGCTGAGCCCCCACATCAACATCTGGGACGTCGCACGGCCCGTGGTCGAAGACTACATTAAACAATCCATCGGCCCCCGAGCCATCGTGTCCGATCTTTCCAAGACGGCTATGGTCTTGGCCCGCTTTGGTCCGCGTTTGCCTGCATTGGTTGAAAAGGCCCTGATCGCGCAATCAGTCGAAGATGAGCCGAAGCCAAGGTCCTTTCAAAGCCGCGTCTGGTTGGTTCTGGGCGGCGCTGTTGTTGGCGGTGTGTTGGTGATTTTGGCGGACGCACTGTTCTGAGCTGAAATCGTGCTAGGGTTCGGGTCATGCCGAAACCGAACCCATATCGCCCTTTTGAGCCAGACCCCGATCAGGTTGCACGACAGCCCGCAATCAGTGGAAACGAGATCAACGGATTGGGCGAGCCTGAGCCGCGTAACCCTGCGATGGTCTATTGGGCACCGGACCCGATGGACATTCCACACGGCCCTCTGCAGTTATATTTTTACACCCAATCGGCCAAGGAACCGGCGTTTGCCGAGCAACGTGCCGAACGGCAGAAAATCCTGGATGCGGTTTTGCCCGACTTGGCACCAGTTGCAGTCTCAAAGCCACCAGCAGAGTGGACAACGGGGCTAGACCAGTTTGTGGCGGATGGTGTCTGCGAGATGACCGGCGTGGCTGAAATGCAGCCCGATTGGGTTTTTGACGGCTATGACATCCCGCAGTCGCGGGTCATCATTCTGGGCGTGCAACACGACTATGGCGAAATTTCCGCAGCACCTGAACCGCGCGCGGGGCTGGAGGTCATGACCCAATACGCCCGCGCGGCTTTGGCGGCCAAGACTGTGGCAGGCTGGATCAGGGAACAGGGGTGGGCGGCTGAAGCCGTTACAGGCCCGATGACCGGGGCCTTGGCGATGATCCCACCTGCATTGGCCTGTGGGTTTGGCGAATTAGGCAAGCATGGCTCGATCATCAATCCGGAACTTGGTGCCTCATTCCGCCTATCTGCGGTTCTGACTGATGCACCGTTTGAGCCGACCCCAGCCCAAGATCATGAAATCGATGCCTTCTGTCAGAGCTGTCGGATTTGCGAGGATGCCTGCCCACCCGAAGCGTTGTCGCCTGACAAGAAAATGGTTCGAGGGACGCGCAAATGGTACGTGGACTTCGACAAATGCCTGCCGTTCTTCAACCAGACCCACGGCTGCGCGATCTGCATCGCGCAATGCCCCTGGTCGCGGCCCGGCGTGGGGTTGAACTTGGCCGTTAAGTTAGCCCGGAAGAAGGAAAGGGCCGCGGCTGAATGACCGCGACCCTAGCCAGAAAAGTTTAATTGAATCAGAGACGTTCCAGAGCGATGGCGATGCCCTGACCGCCACCGATGCACATGGTGACCAGCGCCTTGGAGCCACCTGTGCGCTCCAACTCATAGAGCGCCTTGAGCGTGATGATCGCGCCGGTTGCGCCGACCGGGTGTCCCAGGGCAATCGCGCCGCCGTTGGGGTTCACCTTGGCCGCGTCCAGACCCAGTTCCTTGTTCACCGCCAAGGCCTGCGAGGCGAAGGCCTCGTTGCTTTCGACGACGTCGAAATCATCTGCCGAGAGGCCCGTTTTAGCCATCAGGTTCTGCACTGCCGGAACCGGGCCGATGCCCATCACTTCGGGGCGGACACCGGCGTGGGCGTAGCCCAGAACGCGGGCCTTGGGTTTCAGTCCGGCCTTCTCTGCTGCGTCGGCTGTGGCGAAGACCATCGCCGCTGCACCATCGTTAATTCCGCTTGCATTTCCGGCAGTTACGCGACCGTCCTTCTTGAAGACAGGGCGCAAGCCAGCAAGAGCTTCGGTCGTTGTGGCCTTGGGGTGTTCATCCACCATGAAGTCGACCATGTCGCGTTTGACCTTGACCTGCACAGGTGTGATCTGGCTGTTGAAGTGGCCTGCCTCAATGGCTGCCGCTGCGCGGGTCTGGCTGGTCATTGCGAACTCGTCCATCTGTTCGCGGGTGATCTGGTGTTCGTCCGCGACGTTTTCCGCCGTGACGCCCATGTGGCCGGTGCCGAACGGGCAGTTCAACGCGCCCAGCATCATGTCGAGCGATTTGACGTCGCCCATTTTCGCACCCCAACGGGCCTGTTGCATGATGAAGGGGCTGCGCGACATGCTTTCGGCACCACCTGCCAGGGCGAAGTCGGCATCCCCCAGCATCAGGGATTGCACTGCAGACACAATGGCTTGCGCGCCCGATCCACACAGGCGGTTGACGTTCATCGCGGGCGTGCCATTGGGAATGCCCGCCTGCATGGCGGCCACGCGGCTGAGGTACATGTCGCGGGGTTCGGTGTTGATCACGTGGCCAAAAACCACATGGCCGATCTGCGCGCCCTCAACCCCGGAACGCTCTAGCGCGGCCTCGGTGGCGACGGTGGCCAGGTCGATGGGGGCGGTCGAGGCAAGCGCCCCGCCAAAGGTGCCGATGGCGGTGCGGGCACCGTCCAGAATCACGATGTCGGTCATAATGTCTCCTCTCGATTTGGCGGTATTATGCATGTGCAGCACGGGCCTGTCTGCGGGAACGTGCCGTCATCAAAATGGCGGAAAACCCGTGTGCACACCCCGTGCACAATGCGTGCACTACCCGTGCACCGGTTTTACGCGGCTCTTTGCAGTCCGCACGCGTCCACCAGCCCGGGGTGATCCGGCCCCCATATGCGTTCGATGTCGCGGTTCATATGGGCGCGTTCCAGTCGATCAAGCTCGATCAACGCGGCCTGTACGTTGCCGCGGTGTTGGCGCATGGCCTTGGCCCAGATCCGTTCGGCTGATTTCACCGACCAGCTGAGCATGGCGCGCTGAAGCCAACCGCGCAGCTCGGGCGGGAGACGATCAAAGCGGGTCATCGGGGCGGCCTTGCGGCGCCGGAGGGAGGAGGTGACGTTTCTGCGCATAAGAAGTGTGTAATGTTATTACGTAACGCGTATCTATCGACCGCGGCCAGAGTTGACAAGAGCGGCAAAAGACGGGCAGAGACTCCGTTATGACGGAGAATGCAGACGATATCCTGACACGCTTGCCCGCGCGCCTGAAAGAGGCACGCCGGGCGCAGGGTCTGTCGCTGGAAGCGGTGGCGAATCTGTCGGGCGTTTCCCGCTCGATGGTCAGTCAGATCGAGCGCGGCGAAAGCAGTCCCACGATTGCAACCCTGTGGAACCTGACGCGCGCGTTGCAGGTGGATTTTGCCGGGTTGCTCGAAGATGGCGAGGCCACGGACAAGATCGAGGTTCTGCGCGCGTCAGATGTGCCCAGTATCGACAATATGGGGCAGGGGTGTCGCATTCAGATCCTGTCGCCACCCGAAGAGGCCGGCGGGCACGAGGTGTATGACATTCGGTTCGAAGCGGGGGGCGCGCTGAACAGCCAGCCACACACGCGCGGCGCCAACGAGCAGCTGACGGTGCTGGAGGGGGCGGTGCGGGTCACATCCGGCAGCGCGAGCAACACGCTGAACGCCGGGGACACCGCGCGCTATGCGGCGGATATCGCCCATTCCATCGAAGCTGGGGATCAGCCGGCGCGCGTCTTTCTGATCGTCAAGAACGCTTAGGACCAGGTCCAGCTGTTAAGGTGGTCCCCGCCAAAGAGGAGGGGGTTCTCTTTGACGGGGGAGGCCAGGCTGGGTGTAGCGGCAAAGCCTGGCCATTGGTCAGATCGCCAGAAAACACGGCTTGCTGACCAGTCCATCGGCGCGCCTGCGTGAGCAGGGATACGTATTCAACGTGCTCGACCTACAAACTGGGGGGTGGTCGAAGACGTCAATGCACCGATGAAATTCTGTATGTAAAATTCACTATAAAGGTAGTGCGGATCGCCGATTGGTCGAAACATCCGGTCCTGGATTGTGATCCGCGTGTGTTCAGGGTCCCCAATGTATCATGTTTCCTGGTGCAGTTGGACGTTGAGTCCGGGTCAACGCAACCGGGAAAAGCAACCAGTGGGGTCAAAGGGCAAAAGTGAGCAATTTCACGCCTATGCAATCAGGAGTTGTTGGCGAAATCTGGCCCGTTTCGCATTCTCGGCGATGGCTATGGTTAGATCTTTTTCGCTAACCGGCGTCAATTTGATGGGTTTTTCCACAATAAGTATGCATCATACTGCGGTTGAGAGGAGAGTGACATGTCCGAACCTTTGGGGGAGTTGGAGGATTTACCGCAGGCGTATCGCGATGAGTTGAAGCAGGCGGGGGTGGCGCCGCTCTGGCCGATGATGCGTAATGTGCTGCCGCACGGCGCGCCGCAGCCGGTGACGCAGGCGGGGTATTGGAACTATGACGCGTTGCGGCCCTTGTTGCTGAAAGCCGGAGAACTGACGCCGGTGGAAAAGGCCGAACGCCGGGTGCTGGTGCTGTCTGATCCGGGGCGTGGGACGGGCGCGATGCAGGCGACGGCGTCGATCTATTTGGGGATGCAATTGTTGCTGCCGGGCGAAAGCGCGCCCGCGCATCGGCACACGCCCTCGGCCGTGCGGATCATTGTTGAGGGGACGGGCGGCTATTCGGTGGTCGACAGCGAGCGCCTGCCGATGGAAGAAGGCGATCTGGTTCTGACGCCCTCGGGCGAGTGGCACGATCACGGACACGATGGAAATGAGCCGGTGGTGTGGCTGGATGCCCTGGACCTGCCGGTGTTTGTGCAGCTTGAAGGGTCCTATGCGGTTGAGGGCGACTTGCAGCCCCAACGCAACAGGCCGGACGCCAGCGAGGTCGAGTACAAGGCGGCGGGTCTTGCCCCTACCCGGAGGCCAGGTCACCGCGCCCGCCGCTTTCCGATGTTGCGCTACCCCTGGACCGGGACCGAGGCGGCGTTGCGCCAGATGTCGGCCTATGGTGGGGATGAGATTGCGGAGCTGGACTATGTCAACCCCGAGACAGGAGAGGACATTCTGCCGACGTTGGGGTTCACGGCGATGATGTTTGGTGCGGGGCAGTCGCAGAAGCCGCCCTTGCGGTCCTCATCCTGTGCGTTCCATGTGATCAAGGGGCATGGCCGGACCGAGGTTGACGGGCAAGTGATCGACTGGGGGCCAAAGGACACGTTCACGGCGCCGGTCTTTGCCGCTATCTCTCATCAGGCGGAGAGCGAGGCCTTTGTGATCCGCATTCATGACCGTCCGCTACAGGACAAGCTTGGCTACTATGAGGAGCGCGCGCGATGAGCGACAGCCTGTTTTCCCTGCCCCAGACCCCCGGCATTCCAGTGAATGGCGAAAGTGCCACCTATCCAATCGGGCGGATCTTCTGCGTTGGTCGGAATTACGCTGCCCATGCAGCCGAGATGGGGAACGAGGTGGACCGCGAGGCGCCGTTTTATTTCACCAAATCCGCGCCGAATGCGATTTTGTCGGGCGCGACGGTGCCGTACCCTCCGGGCACCGAAAACTTTCATTACGAGATGGAATTGGCCTTTGCGATCGGCAAGCCGGTGTTTCGCGCCGATAGCGGGCAGGCGTGGGATGCCGTGTACGCCTATGGCTGTGCCTTGGACATGACGCGGCGGGATCTGCAGATCCGTGAGCGGAACAAACAGCGTCCCTGGGATCTGGGCAAGGATGTTGAAAACGCTGCCGTGTTTGCTCCGCTGACGAAGGTGGACGGGTGGTCTCCGGATGACGCCAAGCGCATCCATCTGTCGGTGAATGGTGAGGTCAAGCAGGACGCCACCCTGGAAGAGCTGATCTGGAAGATCGACGAGATCATCTGCCATCTGTCGGGGTTCTATCATCTGCGGCCGGGTGATCTGATCATGACCGGGACGCCTGCAGGTGTTGGGCCGGTTGTGGCGGGTGATGTGATCGAGGGCGGTATTGACGGGCTGGATCCGATTGCCCTGAAGTTGAGCGAGGCGGAGTAGGCCATGAGCCAAGACCGCATCCTGATCGCTGGCGGGGGGATTGGCGGTCTTGCTGTAGCGCTGGGCCTGGCGCAGCGTGGTCGGCGGGTTCTGGTTCTGGAGAAAGCCGCGCGGTTTGGAGAGATCGGGGCCGGAATTCAGCTGGGCCCCAATGCGTTTCATGCTTTTGACTATCTGGGTGTGGGTGACGCCGCACGGGCGATGGCAGTTTACATCGACAATCTGCGTTTGATGGATGCCCTGAGCGGGGAAGAGATCACGCGCATCCCGCTGGGCGATGAATTTCGCGCGCACATGGGCAACCCATATGCCGTTGTGCATCGGGGCGAAATGCACGGGGTTTTTCTGAGCGCCTGTGAGGCGAATCCGCTGATCGAATTGCGAACCGAAGCGGCGGTTCAGAGCTATGAACAGGAAGACGGCAGTGTTCATGCGGTGCTCGGCGACGGTACGCGCGTTGACGGCGCAGTGCTGATCGGGGCGGATGGGCTGTGGTCAAAAGTCCGCAAGCAGATGCTGGACGATGGGCCACCTCGGGTGTCGGGGCATACCACCTATCGTTCAGTCATTCCGGTGGAGCAGATGCCCGAGGCGCTGCGCTGGAATGCGGCGACGTTGTGGGCCGGGCCCAAGTGCCATGTGGTGCATTATCCGCTGTCGGGCGGGCAAAATTTCAACCTCGTGGTGACCTATCACAACCACGCGCCCGAGCCAGTGGCAGGCAAGCCCGTTCCGGTCGAAGAGGTGCGGCGCGGGTTCGAGCATGTGCATCCCTTGGCGCAACAGGTGATCGAACAGGGGCAGGATTGGAAACTGTGGGTTTTGTGTGACCGCGATCCGGTGATGAATTGGGTCGAGGGGCGCGTGGCATTGCTGGGCGATGCGGCCCATCCGATGCTGCAATATTTTGCCCAAGGCGCCTGTATGGCGATGGAAGATGCGGTTTGCTTGTCGGACATGGTGGCCAGCCATGATGATCTGGAACAGGCTTTGTGCGCCTATCAGCAGAAACGGCGCTTGCGTACTGCGCGCGTTCAGTTGCAGTCTCGAGAGATCGGAGAGCACATTTATCATCCCGCGGGGGCTCATGCGGAATTGAGAAACGCCATCATGCGGGCAAAGACGCCGCAAGATTGGTACGCGGAGATCGAATGGCTCTATGGCGGCACCGGGTTGGAGAGCGCGGCGTCGTGACCAAAGACTGTAGCAATATATTGCATTGATGATCCAGATTTGCATTATATTGCTCCAAAGAGGGATCAAAGGGAGGAAAACATGACTTATCGCAGAACCCTGATGGGTTTGATCGGCGGCGCGGCGGTGGCGGCCATGGCCACCGGATTCGGCGCAACTTCGGCGTTGGCACAAGAGGTTACGCTGAAACTGCACCAGTTCCTGCCAGCACAGGCCAACGTGCCAAAGCTGGTGCTGGACGTCTGGGCCGACAATGTCGAAAAGGATTCGGGTGGCCGGATCAAGGTCGAGCGTTATCCGTCGATGCAGCTGGGTGGCAAGCCGCCAGAGCTGATGGACCAGGCAATCGACGGTGTCGCCGACATCATTTGGACCGTTGTGGGGTACACTCCGGGCCGCTTCCCATCGACCGAAGTGTTCGAGCTGCCGTTCATGATGACCGATGCACGCGCGATGAGCCGGGCGTATTGGGAAATGTTCGAAAAGCACATGAAGGACACTGAGTTCAAGGATGTGCATATTCTGGGCACCTGGGTGCATGGTCCGGGCCTGATCCATACGGCTGATCCGGTGGAATCGCCTGACGATCTGCAAGGCATGAAGATCCGCGGCGGTTCGCGCTCGGTCAATTCGCTGCTGACCAAGCTGGGCGCGACCCCGGTTGGTATGCCGGTGCCTGCGGTACCCGAGGGGCTGAGCAAAGGTGTGATCGACGGAACAACCATTCCGTGGGAAGTGACTGCTGCGCTGAAGGTTCCGGAGCTGGTGGAAAACCACACCGAGTTCACTGGCAAGGCGCTGTATACGCTGACCTTCGTTTTGGCGATGAACAAGCCCAAGTATGAGAGCCTGCCTGATGACCTGAAGAAGGTGATCGACGATAACTCGGGCCTTGAGTTTTCGGTCTTTGCGGGTGGGACCATGGCGGATGCTGATGGTCCGTCGCGTGTGATCGCCGAGGATCTGGGCAACAACATCATCACGCTGGATGCCGACCAGACCGCCGAATGGCAGGCGCTGGCCATGCCGATCTATGACGAATGGATCGCGGACATGGAAAGCAAGGGCAAGGACGGCAAGGCGCTGATCGAAGAAGCGCAGATGCTGATCGAAAAGTACTCGCAGTAAGTACATCTGACCGTGGCGGTGCTGCCGCCACGGTCGCCATTTCAAGAAAGACGAACGACCGATGCACAAGCTGATGATGGGATTGGCCCGCACGCTGGCCATTGTCGGCGGGATTGTCCTGAGCGCGCTGATCCTGTTGACCTGTGCTTCTATCCTGGGCCGTTTGCTGAACGGCTTTTTCCACGGCGATTTCATGCAGGGACTGGCGCCCGGCTTTGCCGATTGGGCGATTGCGATTGGCATCGGCCCGGTGAACGGCGATTTCGAACTGGTCGAGGCAGGCGTTGCCTTTGCTATCTTCTGTTTTATGCCGCTGTGTCAGATCACGGCGGGCCATGCCTCGGTCGATATTCTGGCGAACAATTTTTCCAAGGCGGTGAACCGGTTCCTGCGGATGGTGATCGAGGTCGCCTTTGCGGGCGTGCTGGTGTTGATTGCGTGGAAGCTGGGCGATGGGATGCTGAGCAAGCGGCAATACGGCGAGACGACGTTCCTGCTGCAATTCCCGATCTGGTGGGCCTATGGCCTGAGCTTTGTGGCGTCGCTGGCGGCAGCGGTTGTTGGTATCTACATGGCGGGTGTTCGGATCTATGAATTCCTGACGGGTCGCATCGTGATCCACGATGGGATGGAGGCAAGCCATTGAGTTCGCTTGAGATTGGGATTGCATCCTTTCCTGCCCTGATGGTGCTGATTTTCCTGCGGGTGCCAATTGGGTTGGCGATGTTTCTGGTCGGGTTGGTGGGCCTGATCTGGGTCACCGACGGCACGCAGGTGGCGTTTGCGCGCCTGAAGAACGAGACCTACACGACCTTTTCCAGCTATTCGCTGACCATCGTGCCGATGTTCCTGCTGATGGGGCATTTCGCGACCCTGGGCGGCATGTCGAATGCGCTGTTCAAGGCCGCCGAGGGCTGGCTGGGTCACCGCAAGGGCGGTGTTGCGATGGCGTCTATCGGGGCCTGTGCAGGGTTCGGCGCGATTTGTGGCTCATCATTGGCGACGGCGGCAACGATGGGGCGCGTGGCCCTGCCCGAGCTGAAGCAATATGGCTATGCCGGTGGGTTCTCGACCGCGACCCTGGCGGCGGGGGGCACGCTTGGTATCCTGATCCCGCCATCGGTTGTTTTGGTGATCTATGCGATCCTGACCGAGCAGAACATTGCCAAACTGTTTCTTGCGGCATTCATCCCCGGCATCATGGCGGCGTTGGGTTATGTCATCGCGATCTCTGTCTATGTGCGGCTTTATCCCGAAAGTGCCGGCACCCGGCCTGCGGTGCCCTACTCCGAGCGGTTTGCGGCCCTTGTTCAAGTCTGGCCCGTGCTGCTGGTCTTTGGCCTTGTGGTGGGCGGTATCTATCTGGGGTGGTTCACCCCAACCGAGGGCGCGGCTGTGGGTGCGTTTGGCACGGCTGTGATTGCGTTCTTCAATGGTGGACTGACGCGCAGTTCGCTGGTCGAGAGTTTCACCGTCACCGCGCGCTCGACCGCGATGATCTTTTTCATCGTGCTGGGGGCCGGGTTCTACAATGGCTTTTTGGCGCTGACTCAGGTGCCACAAGAGCTGTCGAATTATGTGGTCAGCCAGGGCTTCAGCCCGTGGATGGTTCTGGCACTGATCCTGTGTTTCTATCTGGTCTTTGGCTGTCTGATGGACAGCCTTTCGATGATCCTGCTGACCATCCCGATCTTTTTCCCGGTGATCTCGGCGATGGACTTCGATCTGGTCAATCTCGCCGCTTTGCAGGCCGATGCCGCGCGCGAGGTGCTGGCGGCAGGTGTGCCCGAGGGGATGGGCGCGGAAACGCTCGCCTCGATCAAAGACGCGATTGCCAACGGCACCGAGCTGACCCGCGCCGAGATGAAGGAGCTGGGCATTCGGGTGACCAAGGGCATGGCCAACCGGATGGAGGCCGAGCATGTGGCGATCTGGTTCGGCATTCTGGTGCTGATTGTCGTCGAGGTCGGGTTGATCACGCCGCCGGTGGGGATGAACCTGTTCATCATCAACGCGATGGATCGCAAGACACCGATGGTCGAGACTTATAAGGCGGTGATGTTCTTTGTCGGCTCAGACATTATCCGGGTAATCATTCTGGTCGCGTTCCCGTCGATCACCCTGTTCTTGCTGGCGCTATGAGGCGCCGCCTTGGTTCGCAAGACAAGGTCAGTTGAAGGTCACGTGAACTGAGGGGTTGCCCGGCAATCCGTC is part of the Falsiruegeria litorea R37 genome and encodes:
- a CDS encoding TRAP transporter substrate-binding protein codes for the protein MTYRRTLMGLIGGAAVAAMATGFGATSALAQEVTLKLHQFLPAQANVPKLVLDVWADNVEKDSGGRIKVERYPSMQLGGKPPELMDQAIDGVADIIWTVVGYTPGRFPSTEVFELPFMMTDARAMSRAYWEMFEKHMKDTEFKDVHILGTWVHGPGLIHTADPVESPDDLQGMKIRGGSRSVNSLLTKLGATPVGMPVPAVPEGLSKGVIDGTTIPWEVTAALKVPELVENHTEFTGKALYTLTFVLAMNKPKYESLPDDLKKVIDDNSGLEFSVFAGGTMADADGPSRVIAEDLGNNIITLDADQTAEWQALAMPIYDEWIADMESKGKDGKALIEEAQMLIEKYSQ
- a CDS encoding 3-hydroxybenzoate 6-monooxygenase, whose amino-acid sequence is MSQDRILIAGGGIGGLAVALGLAQRGRRVLVLEKAARFGEIGAGIQLGPNAFHAFDYLGVGDAARAMAVYIDNLRLMDALSGEEITRIPLGDEFRAHMGNPYAVVHRGEMHGVFLSACEANPLIELRTEAAVQSYEQEDGSVHAVLGDGTRVDGAVLIGADGLWSKVRKQMLDDGPPRVSGHTTYRSVIPVEQMPEALRWNAATLWAGPKCHVVHYPLSGGQNFNLVVTYHNHAPEPVAGKPVPVEEVRRGFEHVHPLAQQVIEQGQDWKLWVLCDRDPVMNWVEGRVALLGDAAHPMLQYFAQGACMAMEDAVCLSDMVASHDDLEQALCAYQQKRRLRTARVQLQSREIGEHIYHPAGAHAELRNAIMRAKTPQDWYAEIEWLYGGTGLESAAS
- a CDS encoding TRAP transporter small permease, whose amino-acid sequence is MHKLMMGLARTLAIVGGIVLSALILLTCASILGRLLNGFFHGDFMQGLAPGFADWAIAIGIGPVNGDFELVEAGVAFAIFCFMPLCQITAGHASVDILANNFSKAVNRFLRMVIEVAFAGVLVLIAWKLGDGMLSKRQYGETTFLLQFPIWWAYGLSFVASLAAAVVGIYMAGVRIYEFLTGRIVIHDGMEASH
- a CDS encoding TRAP transporter large permease; this translates as MSSLEIGIASFPALMVLIFLRVPIGLAMFLVGLVGLIWVTDGTQVAFARLKNETYTTFSSYSLTIVPMFLLMGHFATLGGMSNALFKAAEGWLGHRKGGVAMASIGACAGFGAICGSSLATAATMGRVALPELKQYGYAGGFSTATLAAGGTLGILIPPSVVLVIYAILTEQNIAKLFLAAFIPGIMAALGYVIAISVYVRLYPESAGTRPAVPYSERFAALVQVWPVLLVFGLVVGGIYLGWFTPTEGAAVGAFGTAVIAFFNGGLTRSSLVESFTVTARSTAMIFFIVLGAGFYNGFLALTQVPQELSNYVVSQGFSPWMVLALILCFYLVFGCLMDSLSMILLTIPIFFPVISAMDFDLVNLAALQADAAREVLAAGVPEGMGAETLASIKDAIANGTELTRAEMKELGIRVTKGMANRMEAEHVAIWFGILVLIVVEVGLITPPVGMNLFIINAMDRKTPMVETYKAVMFFVGSDIIRVIILVAFPSITLFLLAL